Sequence from the Pseudomonas frederiksbergensis genome:
CCTTTGGGATTGCGTCTTGCCCGTAATGCAACGTTTTATCCATGGCTCTGAAATTCGTTCGGCTTGGCAGAGGACAAGCGAACGACTACCCCTGAGTAGGAGCCTTGAAAATGCACGCATCCTTGCAACTCGGCTATACCAACGAAGTATCCGCTGAATATCTAAGTCACATGGACGACTGCTATTTCAAGGAGCAACAACCGTCGTCGTTCATCGATGAACAACGGGCATACGTCAAAGCCCATCCGCCCACTGCCATTTACCGCGTCGCCACCGAGGGTAGCCAGACTCGCGACGGGGGTGTGGTCCAACAAGGGACTCTGCGGATGGTATTCACGCTGGATAGCGGTCAACAAGTATGCGCTGCGCGCAAGGGCGACCTCGTGGTTTATGCCGATGGACGAACGGCGCAAATCGTAACCACCGCAGGGGAAGCCAACAGTCACATTGCCCTGGTTGGCAGTCGCCTCAGCAATGGCGATGAAATCATCAACACGCCCCAAGAGGGCTTCTTGCTCTTCACCCGTGAAGGTGTGCCGATGGCGGAGGATTTCTTACCCGTCCTCACGCTTGCGGAGGTTCAGCCCCGTCCTCGGATGTGGTGATGGAGAACGTGCGATGAAGGAGGGTTATTTCATAGGCCTGGGCGACAAGACCACCTGTGGCGGGAAGGTGCTGGACGGCAATAGCGGGGTCAATATGTTTGGCCTGCTGCATGCCCGTGAGGGTGATCACGTTTCCTGTGGCCGGGACGGGAAAACCTATCAGATCAGGGGCGGTATCGCGCACATGGTCAGCCACGGCAAGCATCTGGCTGGCACGTTGGACAGTCACAGTACCTGTCCTTGCAAAGCGCAGTTGATTCCCTCGGTGCGCTGGGCTACCTACCGAAAATCGGACGTCGCACCGCAAGCCAGTCGCGCCGCTCAACCGGCTTATCAACACGCCGTGGACGCGTCGATTGCACCGCGGCATTCGAGCTTCACCCCCTCAAGCCAACTGCCGTTCGGAGCATCCACCCGCCTGGAGCCTCAGGAACCGGGCTTCTTCGTCGTCCCTAAAAGCGTGAGCCGTGAAGCCTTGGAAGCCACGTTATTCCCCGCGCCCGACCCGCAGGTGATGCGAAAATTCCGAGCGTTGAACCCTCACCGCGATGTTGTAAAAGCCGGTTCGATGATTGTGCTGAGCGACCCGAACAATCTGCAATGCACCCGCGAAGAAGCTCAGGTGATGGCGGCAGCGGAAACAGTCAATGCCGCCCTCGAAGACCTGACGGCCGAACAAGCCGATTTCATGCACCGCCACGCAGCCGAGATCGCCAGCTTCACCGGTCAGACCTCGACTTGGCTAGGTGTCAGCGCCGTGGTGATGGAAAAACACTTGTCCAGCCTGCGCGATACCTTGCAAGCCATGGAACGCTTGCATCAGGACAGCTATCGCCAGCACGGCCATCTCAAATCACCGCAATTCTTTACCGAACGCAGGCTCCTGCTCGCCCAATTGGATGCTCACTTGCTGAACTCCACCCGCCTGCGCGGCCATACGACACTGGGCGACCACCCCAAGCTGAAGACTGCCCTCGGCATTTCGAATCGCAGTCTGGTTCATCACTGGAACAAGGCTGGCGCGCCGGGGCAGATACCGGGGTACGCCACGCATGTGGAGGCGACCAGTCGTGCTGCGAAATATATGCAGATGGGTGGGTATGTTGGTATTGGGATTGGTGGGGTGTCTTCGGTGTTGGCGGTTCAGACTGTGTGCAATGGGGGGGCAGAGGAGGCTTGTGAGCGTGTCAGGTTTACTGAAGGGGGTAAATTCGGCGTGTCGGTGGCTGGTGGTTGGGCAGGTGGAGAGATAGGCAAGTTAGCAAGCGGTCCAATTTGTTTGGCGCTTGGCGTTTCAACGGGAATTGGAGGTGTTGTCTGCGTAGCAGTAGTAATAGGAACTGGTGCGTGGGTAGGTACAACAATTGGTGGTAAAGGGGGGGAAATAGGAGGTGAAATACTGTATGAAAAGACCTTGCCATGATTGCCGCTGAGTTCTGGAAGTCTTGGCTCGCATTCTGGATTATGGTGGGTCCAGCCTTGCTAACGGTTATTGGTTTTGTATTTAGCTTGTACCTAAGTCACCGGCATCTGGATGCAATGATGGAGGCCCTGAAAAACAGCCGATACATATATCTTTGGGGCCCCGCATGGCGAGGTCGAGGCTGGTTTGGAGGCTGCGTATTGATCATTTCAATTGCCGGCATGGTGGTGTGGCCAAGGGCATATATCCGTATGGGTGATGTGAGCCCTGCTGATATCGAGAATTTCCCGCCCTCCTTGAAGCGTCTTTTGATTATCAAGGTGACGATGACGGTCATTTCCTTCACCGGAATGATAGTTGCAGCTCTGCTGGTCAAGTTCAGATAAATCGATGAAAAAAGTACAGAAGGCCTGCTTCGCAGGCCAGCGGGAGCAAGCTCCCTCGCCACGGGGGCGGGTGGGACGGGTGCCATCGCGAGCAAAGACGCTCCCACAAACTCAGCTGAATCCCATCAGTTAAACGCGATGTAGAAATATCCCAGCGCCGGATCCCGCCCCATCGGCGGTACCCGCGACACGAACACCCCTTCGAGCCTACCCAGCTCCGGTACCTCCATCGCGCAGAGACCATCGACGAAGTCGGTGCTTTGCAGGCTGTTGAGCTCCACGTTGAACGGAATTCGCTCGGCATTCGGCATCTTGGCCCGTGGTATTTCTTCCAGGTGCTCGAATCGCACCGGCAGGCTGCTGCCGTCAGGCAGGGTCAGGGTTCGGGTCTGGCCCAGCAGCAATTGAAAGTGGCTGCTATGAACGCGCTGAAGCATATCGACACTCCACCAAGGCCGGAGGGCTTTCGCCCTCCAGCGGGTGATTAATTGCGGGAGGGGAAGAGGCCTTCGAGGGCGATGCTGAAGTTGATCGCCAGGAAAGGGTTCATGATCGCCATCGGCATGTTGCCACCCGTAGGGGAAACCGTTCCGCTGACCGTGGTTGTCACGCCTTGCAGTGGCACCGGCGAAGCGCCCGCTTGATCGGAATAAATCGCCGCCGAACCTGGCCCGGTGCCCGAGGTGCCGATGAACGAGTTGGTGGGCGTCGGCGTATTCACCGGGTTGCTGGCCGGGTTCGCCAGTTGGAGCGTGGTCGAGGCGATGACCCCGACGAGTTCGTGAGTGTGATTGGGCAGGTTGTTGACGGTCGCGGTGACGTTTTCGGTGCCGGCGACCTCGCCAATGGTTCGCGGGCTCAGGCCCAAGCCAGTGCCCATGCCCATTGGCAGGCGACTCTGCAGGTTGGGGAGCGCGAAGGTGTTCTGGCCGTCACCCCCATAGGTGACGCCAAGCAGGGAGAACAGCGCCGAATTTTGAGCGATGCTGATGGTTTGCCCGTTGCACAGCGCCCAACCCCTGGGTGCAAAGTTAAAGGCGAACGATTGGATGGTGCCCATGAATACTTCCATAAATTCCTCGTCCTTCAGGTTTATAGGTCTCGCAATGCCCGGCGTTTGAAAGACAAGAGAGCGATCAGCCTGACTCCTTGATCCCTGGCCTGGTCACGCACGGCTGAGCGTAGACCGGGATGTTTGATTTTGCCGGGCGAAGCGGGTGGAAAAATGTCGCGACACGGCTTAAACGATTCAGGTTCCCCGAGCGTCTCTACCGTCCATCTTTTTTACGGTTTGGGGTGAGTTTGATATCAAAGTACTACTAGGCGAAGATTGTTTCCTCGGCTACGCTTGGCGGTACAAAAGGACTACAAACAAGGTGAAGGGATTGCCGCAGTTTCACTTTATTTCCGGTTTACCGCGCTCAGGCTCGACCCTGCTTTCTGCCATTTTGTTGCAGAACCCGCGCTTCCATGCCGGCATGACCAGTCCCGTCGGCACGCTGTTCAGCAGCGTCCTGCAGCAATGCAGCGCCGGCAGCGAGTTCGGCTCGGTGATCGACACCGACCTGCGCCGCCGCCTCTTGCGTGGCCTCTTCGATTCCTACTACGCCGACAAAGCCGATAAACCCGTCATCTTCGATACAAACCGCCAATGGTGCGCGCGCCTGCCTGCCCTGCAGGACCTGTTTCCCCAAGCCAAGACCATCGCTTGCGTGCGCAACGTCGCCTGGATCCTTGACAGCCTGGAACGGCTTTACCGTGCCAACCCGTTCGAAAATACCAAGCTTTTCAACGACGATGATGAGCGCAATACCGTCTACAGCCGTTGCGAAACCCTGGCCCAGCGCAATCGCCTGGTGGGCTTCGCCTGGACCGCGCTGAAAGAGGCCTACTACGGCGAGAATGCCGAGTCGCTGTTGATCGTCGACTACGACTTGTTGAGCCAGGCGCCCGAGCGCGTCATGCGGCTGGTGTACGAGTTCATCGGCGAACCCTGGTTCGAGCATGATTTCAATCATTTGACCTACGACGCGCCAGCCTTTGACCAGGCGTTGGGCGTCGCCGGCCTGCACAAGGTCAAGCCCAAGGTCGCGCCCCAAGCCCGGCGGACCTTGTTGCCGCCGGATCTGTTCGAAAAGTATGCCGAGTTGTCGTTCTGGCGCGATGGCGCTGCCAGCGCGGCCAATGTCATTCGTATGAAAACCGACGCCGCGGTCAGCTGATCGCGGTTTTTTTCATTGGCGTGTTGAAGAAGTTCGAGTCCGGGTGATCGTCATGTGGTGGAGCAAACGCAAATCGCGGGTAACCGAGGGCGCGCAAGCCCTGGCATCGCCAATGATCATGTCCCTGGAGCCGCGAATGCTCTTCGACGGCGCGGTGGCGGCCACCGTGGCCGATGCGGCGCAATCGGACGCGCAACCGACTGCCGAGGCGGCCAAGACGCCCACGGCGGACCAGCCGGCCGACACCCATGCGCCCCAAGGCCAGGCCGACGCCACCGAGGCTGCCGTGCCGGGCAAATCCGTGGTGTTTGTCGACTCTCGAGTCAAGGACGCTGGCAGCCTGCTGCAAGGCGTCGCCCCCGGTACCGAGGTGGTGCAGCTGGACGCCACCAAAGACGGCCTGCAGCAGATTGCCGATTATCTGGACAGCCACCAGGGCGTCAGCTCGGTACAGATCATCGCCCACGGCAACGCCGGTGATTTGTGGTTGGGCAACAGTTATCTGTCGGCGGATAACGTCCAGGCCCGCAGCGAAGTCCTGGCGCAGATTGGCCAGGACATGAACGCCGGCGGCGACATCCTGATCTACGGCTGCTATACCGCCGAAGGCGACCGCGGCTTGAGCCTGGTCAACTCGTTGGCGCAGCTCACCGGCCGCGACGTGGCGGCGTCCGACGACCGCACCGGCCTGGGCGGCGACTGGGACCTGGAAATCGCCACCGGCACCATCGAAAGCGCCAACGTGCTCTCGGCCAATGCCATGAGCGAGTACCAGTGGGGCCTGGCCACCTGGACCGCCACCAACAACCTCAATTCGGGTATCGGTTCTTTGCGCGCTGCCCTGAGCTCGGCACAGAACGGCGACATCGTCACGTTCAATAGCACCATGACCGTCTCCCTGACCCAGGTGCTGGTGGTCGACAAGAACATCACCATCGATGGCGACCTCAATAACGACAACGTCGCCGACGTGACCCTCGACGGCCAGTACCGCACCCAGATCATGCAAGTGACGTCCGGCACCACGGCCACCCTCGATGGCCTGGTGATCACCCGGGGCATGGTGGCGGGCAACGGTGGTAACGGTGGCGACGACGCACTGGTATCCCAGGGTGGCGGTATCTACAACGCCGGCACCTTGACCCTGCGCAACGTCACGGTGACCGCGAACGCTGCTTCGGGCGGCGGTGGCGGCGGCGGTGTGACACCGCAGTACGCCGGTGGCGGCGGCGGTGGCGGTGGTGCGATCACGGGTGGTACCGGTGGCAAGGGCGGCGACACGCTCAACTCAACAGGTTCCAACGGCACGGCCGGGCAGGGCGGCGCGGGCGGCGGCTTCTTCAACATTGGCGGGCGTGGCGGCTCCACCACGGGGGGCGCGGGTGGTGCGGCGTATCCGGGCTACAGCACCGGTTCGGCCGGTGGCACGGCCTCCAGCGGCGGCTTGTCCATTGGCGGTGGTGGCGGTGGCGACGGCTATAACGACATCGGCGGCGCCGGTGGCGGTGCGGTCGGTGGTATCTACAACGATACCGGCGCGACCCTGCGGATCATCGGCAACTCGGTCATCTCCAACAACGTCGGTGCCGGCGGTGGTGGTGGCGGCGGCGGTGCCGGGGGTAGCTATTACCAGGCGGGTGGTGCGGGCGGCGTCGGTGTCGGCGCCATCTGGAACAAAGGCTCGATCCTGATCACCGCCGCCAACTTCGCCGCCCTGGCCGGCAACGTCGGCGGCAGCGGTGTGGGTGGAACCAGTGCCGGCAGCGCGGGCGTTTCGCCAGCGTCGGTGGCCAACGTCTACGGCGATGGCGGCACCATCAACACCAACTATGTGCCGGACGAGACGCCACCCACCGCGACCGTCGTGGTGGCCAATACCAACCTGAACTCCGGCGGCACGTCGACGGTGACTATCACCTTCTCCGAAGCCGTGACGGGCCTGACCGCGGCGGACCTGACGGTGCAGAACGGCAGCGTCGGCACCTTGACCAGTGGCGACGGCGGCATCACCTGGACCGGTACGCTGACGGCAGCCAGCAACATTGCCGACACCACCAACATCATCACCCTGAACAACACTGGCGTTGCCGACCTGGCCGGCAACGCTGGCGTTGGCACCACCGACTCGAACAACTACGCCGTCGATACCCAGCGTCCGACCGCCACCATCGTGGTGGCCGATAATGCGTTGAACATCGGTGAAACCTCGCTGGTGACGATCACTTTCAGCGAAGCCGTCACGGGCTTCACCCTGGCCGACCTGACCGTTGCCAACGGCTCCTTGAGCGGGCTGAGCAGCAGCGACGGCGGCATCACCTGGACCGCAACGCTTACCCCGAGCGCCAGCGTCAGCGATGCCACAAACCTGATCATCCTGGCCAATACCGGCGTGGCCGATGCGGCAGGGAACAATGGCAGCGGCACGACCAGCTCCAACAACTACGCGGTCGACACGCAGCGGCCCACCGCTAGCATCGTTGTAGCCGACACCTCCCTGAGCGTCGGCGAAACCTCCCTGGTGACCATCACTTTCAACGAAGCAGTGACAGGTTTTACCGCCGCCGACCTGACGGTCGCCAACGGCACGGTTACCGGCCTGAGCAGCGGCGACGGTGGCATTACCTGGACCGGCACGCTCACGCCAAGTGCCAGCACCAGCGACGCCAGCAACCTCATCACCCTGGATAACACCGGCGTGAGCGACGCAGCGGGCAACGCTGGCAGCGGCACCACCGATTCCAACAACTACGCCATCGACACGGCGCGTCCGACCGCCATCGTGGTGGTCGCCGATCCGACTGTCGGTGCCGGCGAAACCTCGGTGGTGACCATTACCTTCAGCGAAGCGGTGACCGGCTTCACCCTGGCCGACATGACCGTTGCCAACGGCAGCCTGAGTGGCCTGAGCACCAGCGACAACATCACTTACACGGCGACGTTCACGCCGAGTGCGGGCGTCAGCGATGCCACCAACCTGATCACGCTCAATAACACGGGCGTGGTGGATGGCGCGGGCAACACCGGCAGCGGTACCACCGACTCCAACAACTATGCCGTCGACACCCAGCGTCCGACCGCCACCATCGTGGTCGCCGACACGGCGCTGAGCGTCGGCGAAACCTCGCTGGTGACGATCACCTTCTCCGAGGCGGTCAGTGGCTTTGACAATTCGGACCTGAGCATCGCCAACGGTACGCTGAGTGCGGTCAGCAGCAGTGATGGCGGCATCACCTGGACGGCCACCTTCACTCCAGCCCTCGGAGTCAGCGATACGTCCAACGTCATCGTCTTGAACAACACCGGCGTCAGCGATGCGGCAGGCAACACCGGTACCGGCACCACCAACTCCAACAACTACCAGGTCGACACCAACGTGCCGACGGCGACCATCGTGATTGCCGACGCCACCTTGAGCATCGGCGAGACGTCGTTGGTCACTGTGACATTCAACTCGGCGGTCAGCGGCTTCGACAATGCGGACCTGACCGTCAGCAACGGTACGCTCAGTACCATGAGCAGCACCGACGGCGGCGTCACCTGGACGGCCACGTTCACGCCGAGCGCGAGCATTTCCGATACCAGCAACGTGATCACCCTGGACAATACCGGCTTGATCAACGCTGCGGGCAATGCGGGAGTTGGCACTACTGATTCCAACAACTATGTAGTGGATACGGTGCGTCCAACGGCGACCATCGTAGTGGCCGACACGGCCATCGGCGCGGGTGAGACGTCGCTGGTGACCATCACCTTCAGCGAGGCCGTGACCGCGTTCACCAGTGCTGACCTGACGGTTGCCAACGGCGTGATCTCGGGGCTGAGCAGCAGCGACGGCGGTATCACCTGGACCGCGACCTTTACCCCGACCAACGGGGTCAACGACAGCAGTAACGTGATCTCGCTCAACAGCGGCGGCATCATCGATCTGGCGGGCAATGTCAATGTCGGTACGGCCGACTCCAACAATTACGCGCTTGATACCCAGCGTCCAACCGCCACCGTGGTGCTGAGCGATTCATCGTTGAGACCGGGCGAAACCGCCCAGGTGACCATCACCTTCAGCGAGGCCGTGACCGGCTTCAGCAACGATGACCTGAGTGTTGCCAACGGCACCTTGAGCGCCGTGAGCAGCAGCGACGGCGGCCTGACCTGGACCGCCACGTTCACCCCGACGCTGGGCGTGAGCGACACCACCAACCTGATCATTCTCGACAACACGGGTGTGAGCGATGCGGCCGGAAACACCGGTACGGGCACCACCGATTCGGCCAATTACGCGGTCGAGACTCGCGTGCCGACCGCCACTGTCGTCGTCGCCGATACAGCGCTGAGCGTGGGTGAAACGTCGCTGGTGACGATTACCTTCTCCGAAGCGGTGAGCGGTTTCGACAACAGCGACCTGACCGTCAGCAACGGGACATTGAGCAATGTGTCTTCGACGGACGGCGGCGTCACCTGGACGGCAACGTTTACCCCGGCAAGCAACGTCACCGACACCAGTAACCTGATCAGCCTGGACACCACTGGCGTATCCAACGTTTCCGGCAACACCGGTGTCGGCGTCGTCGACTCCAACAATTATGCGATCGACACCGTGCGTCCGGGTGCCACCATCGTGGTAGGCGACACCACCCTGGGCATCGGCCAGACCACCACGGTGACCATCAGCTTCACCGAGGCGGTGTCCGGTTTCGACCTGTCGGACCTCAGTGTCGCCAATGGCGTGCTGTCCAACCTTGCCAGCAGCGACGCAGGCCTGACCTGGACCGCGACCCTGACGCCGACCGCGGGGATCAACGATGCCACCAACCTGATCCTGCTCGACGCCAGCAATGTGCAAGACAGCGCCGGCAACGCTGGCGTGGGCATCGCCATCTCCGCCAACTATGCCCTCGACGCCACCCGGCCGACCGCGACCATCGTCGTCGCCAATCCCAACCTGGGCGTGGGCCAGACGACCCTGGTGACTTTCACGTTCACCGAGGCGGTGACGGATTTCGACCTGTCGGACCTGAGCGTCACCAACGGCGATTTGAGCAACCTGACCAGCAGCGACGGCGGCAGGACCTGGACCGCGACCTTCACCCCTGCGGCAAATCTCACCGACCCGAGCAATTTCATTGCCCTGGATAGCAGCAACGTCAGTGACTTGTCGGGCAACGCCGGGTCAGGCGTGGCGGTGTCCAACAATTACGCGATCGATACCGTGGTGCCCAACGATGTGAAGCCACCACCGGAGTTCCTGACATCGGACCCGGTGACGGTCATCCCGCCGTCCGAGGTGCCGCTGCAACCGATCGTTTTCATGCCGCCAACGGGCAATCTGGGCTCGCCCCTTGGCTTCCCGCCGCTGTTCGAGCAGCGTGATGTCGGTGGGCTTGACCCCATCGGCAGCATTTTCATCAACCGTGGCGAGTTGGCACCCAGCTATATCGCCCAGGTGTTCAGCAGCGACGCCGCCGGGGACGGCTCGGGCCAGGGGTTCCTGGGCTTTGGCGGGGGCGACGGCGGTGTGTTCGGCAGCAGCACGATTTCCGGTTTGTTCAACCAGGACGCGGGTTCGGAAGGCGAATCGCTGGATGCCTTC
This genomic interval carries:
- a CDS encoding PAAR domain-containing protein yields the protein MKEGYFIGLGDKTTCGGKVLDGNSGVNMFGLLHAREGDHVSCGRDGKTYQIRGGIAHMVSHGKHLAGTLDSHSTCPCKAQLIPSVRWATYRKSDVAPQASRAAQPAYQHAVDASIAPRHSSFTPSSQLPFGASTRLEPQEPGFFVVPKSVSREALEATLFPAPDPQVMRKFRALNPHRDVVKAGSMIVLSDPNNLQCTREEAQVMAAAETVNAALEDLTAEQADFMHRHAAEIASFTGQTSTWLGVSAVVMEKHLSSLRDTLQAMERLHQDSYRQHGHLKSPQFFTERRLLLAQLDAHLLNSTRLRGHTTLGDHPKLKTALGISNRSLVHHWNKAGAPGQIPGYATHVEATSRAAKYMQMGGYVGIGIGGVSSVLAVQTVCNGGAEEACERVRFTEGGKFGVSVAGGWAGGEIGKLASGPICLALGVSTGIGGVVCVAVVIGTGAWVGTTIGGKGGEIGGEILYEKTLP
- a CDS encoding DUF6916 family protein, which gives rise to MLQRVHSSHFQLLLGQTRTLTLPDGSSLPVRFEHLEEIPRAKMPNAERIPFNVELNSLQSTDFVDGLCAMEVPELGRLEGVFVSRVPPMGRDPALGYFYIAFN
- a CDS encoding phage tail protein, with the protein product MEVFMGTIQSFAFNFAPRGWALCNGQTISIAQNSALFSLLGVTYGGDGQNTFALPNLQSRLPMGMGTGLGLSPRTIGEVAGTENVTATVNNLPNHTHELVGVIASTTLQLANPASNPVNTPTPTNSFIGTSGTGPGSAAIYSDQAGASPVPLQGVTTTVSGTVSPTGGNMPMAIMNPFLAINFSIALEGLFPSRN
- a CDS encoding sulfotransferase family protein, whose protein sequence is MKGLPQFHFISGLPRSGSTLLSAILLQNPRFHAGMTSPVGTLFSSVLQQCSAGSEFGSVIDTDLRRRLLRGLFDSYYADKADKPVIFDTNRQWCARLPALQDLFPQAKTIACVRNVAWILDSLERLYRANPFENTKLFNDDDERNTVYSRCETLAQRNRLVGFAWTALKEAYYGENAESLLIVDYDLLSQAPERVMRLVYEFIGEPWFEHDFNHLTYDAPAFDQALGVAGLHKVKPKVAPQARRTLLPPDLFEKYAELSFWRDGAASAANVIRMKTDAAVS
- a CDS encoding Ig-like domain-containing protein; this encodes MWWSKRKSRVTEGAQALASPMIMSLEPRMLFDGAVAATVADAAQSDAQPTAEAAKTPTADQPADTHAPQGQADATEAAVPGKSVVFVDSRVKDAGSLLQGVAPGTEVVQLDATKDGLQQIADYLDSHQGVSSVQIIAHGNAGDLWLGNSYLSADNVQARSEVLAQIGQDMNAGGDILIYGCYTAEGDRGLSLVNSLAQLTGRDVAASDDRTGLGGDWDLEIATGTIESANVLSANAMSEYQWGLATWTATNNLNSGIGSLRAALSSAQNGDIVTFNSTMTVSLTQVLVVDKNITIDGDLNNDNVADVTLDGQYRTQIMQVTSGTTATLDGLVITRGMVAGNGGNGGDDALVSQGGGIYNAGTLTLRNVTVTANAASGGGGGGGVTPQYAGGGGGGGGAITGGTGGKGGDTLNSTGSNGTAGQGGAGGGFFNIGGRGGSTTGGAGGAAYPGYSTGSAGGTASSGGLSIGGGGGGDGYNDIGGAGGGAVGGIYNDTGATLRIIGNSVISNNVGAGGGGGGGGAGGSYYQAGGAGGVGVGAIWNKGSILITAANFAALAGNVGGSGVGGTSAGSAGVSPASVANVYGDGGTINTNYVPDETPPTATVVVANTNLNSGGTSTVTITFSEAVTGLTAADLTVQNGSVGTLTSGDGGITWTGTLTAASNIADTTNIITLNNTGVADLAGNAGVGTTDSNNYAVDTQRPTATIVVADNALNIGETSLVTITFSEAVTGFTLADLTVANGSLSGLSSSDGGITWTATLTPSASVSDATNLIILANTGVADAAGNNGSGTTSSNNYAVDTQRPTASIVVADTSLSVGETSLVTITFNEAVTGFTAADLTVANGTVTGLSSGDGGITWTGTLTPSASTSDASNLITLDNTGVSDAAGNAGSGTTDSNNYAIDTARPTAIVVVADPTVGAGETSVVTITFSEAVTGFTLADMTVANGSLSGLSTSDNITYTATFTPSAGVSDATNLITLNNTGVVDGAGNTGSGTTDSNNYAVDTQRPTATIVVADTALSVGETSLVTITFSEAVSGFDNSDLSIANGTLSAVSSSDGGITWTATFTPALGVSDTSNVIVLNNTGVSDAAGNTGTGTTNSNNYQVDTNVPTATIVIADATLSIGETSLVTVTFNSAVSGFDNADLTVSNGTLSTMSSTDGGVTWTATFTPSASISDTSNVITLDNTGLINAAGNAGVGTTDSNNYVVDTVRPTATIVVADTAIGAGETSLVTITFSEAVTAFTSADLTVANGVISGLSSSDGGITWTATFTPTNGVNDSSNVISLNSGGIIDLAGNVNVGTADSNNYALDTQRPTATVVLSDSSLRPGETAQVTITFSEAVTGFSNDDLSVANGTLSAVSSSDGGLTWTATFTPTLGVSDTTNLIILDNTGVSDAAGNTGTGTTDSANYAVETRVPTATVVVADTALSVGETSLVTITFSEAVSGFDNSDLTVSNGTLSNVSSTDGGVTWTATFTPASNVTDTSNLISLDTTGVSNVSGNTGVGVVDSNNYAIDTVRPGATIVVGDTTLGIGQTTTVTISFTEAVSGFDLSDLSVANGVLSNLASSDAGLTWTATLTPTAGINDATNLILLDASNVQDSAGNAGVGIAISANYALDATRPTATIVVANPNLGVGQTTLVTFTFTEAVTDFDLSDLSVTNGDLSNLTSSDGGRTWTATFTPAANLTDPSNFIALDSSNVSDLSGNAGSGVAVSNNYAIDTVVPNDVKPPPEFLTSDPVTVIPPSEVPLQPIVFMPPTGNLGSPLGFPPLFEQRDVGGLDPIGSIFINRGELAPSYIAQVFSSDAAGDGSGQGFLGFGGGDGGVFGSSTISGLFNQDAGSEGESLDAFDNQSIKGGEASQGMRGVFGAPTLGQQLQQLKDTEQRQVDSLAMALKQAGTSQALA